In Paenibacillus segetis, a single window of DNA contains:
- a CDS encoding MFS transporter, which yields MRYIHKLKTGWDHLSLNIKLFFLANMLFQIGGGMFSVLYNLYIQGLGYGDAMNGRVVGIQSLATALMFIPVGLLGDRTSRKRLLIIGALFSGLAFVGRSFFASEFSLLSLAVCSGLFAAIFQVLAIPFLAESIPDHQRLRIFSYFSSIVLASQVFGSMGGGMLADLLQTFGISRIYSLQIVLAAGGIATLAAFIPLLFIREMPHKVVSTQPKISTARTGRQVSCPTRNSKSDYIKIAQFALVQLIIGIGSGLVVPYLNLYFTNRFSVSLSAVGILISLGQIMTIISMLIGPSLAARVGSVKAVVCFQVLSLPFLILTGFTNLFAIAAVSFLFRQALMNAANPIQSTVLIERVSDSKRGIANSVTQTAFMMGWAFMGSIQSYLVTTYGYYWGYAVTFSITGALYVSAAALYYIMFRKPSQPVMNESLVSTSL from the coding sequence ATGCGATACATACATAAATTAAAAACGGGATGGGATCATTTATCCTTAAATATTAAATTATTCTTTCTAGCAAATATGTTATTTCAAATCGGAGGCGGTATGTTCTCCGTATTATATAATCTCTACATCCAAGGTCTAGGCTATGGAGATGCTATGAACGGTAGAGTGGTAGGTATTCAATCATTAGCCACGGCCCTTATGTTCATTCCTGTCGGACTTCTAGGGGATCGGACTAGCCGTAAACGATTACTAATTATAGGAGCTCTGTTTAGTGGTTTAGCTTTTGTGGGTCGATCCTTTTTTGCATCGGAGTTTAGTCTATTATCCCTTGCCGTCTGCTCTGGTCTGTTTGCTGCCATATTTCAAGTGCTGGCTATTCCATTCCTAGCTGAGAGTATTCCTGATCATCAGAGACTACGTATTTTCAGTTATTTCTCTTCTATCGTACTTGCATCACAAGTCTTTGGTAGTATGGGAGGTGGCATGTTAGCCGATCTATTACAAACATTCGGTATAAGTCGTATTTATAGTTTGCAAATCGTTCTGGCAGCTGGTGGAATCGCTACGTTAGCTGCTTTCATTCCATTACTTTTCATCAGGGAAATGCCACATAAGGTTGTATCGACGCAGCCAAAAATCTCTACCGCTAGGACAGGGAGACAGGTTTCTTGTCCCACTAGAAATTCAAAATCGGATTATATAAAGATCGCTCAGTTCGCACTTGTTCAATTGATCATCGGTATTGGCTCTGGACTAGTTGTTCCCTACTTAAACTTATATTTCACTAACCGTTTCTCTGTATCCCTAAGTGCTGTAGGCATCCTTATCTCACTTGGGCAAATCATGACGATCATATCCATGCTCATCGGCCCTTCTTTAGCCGCTAGGGTTGGTTCCGTAAAAGCCGTGGTATGTTTCCAGGTACTTTCTCTTCCATTCCTCATATTAACTGGTTTTACGAATTTGTTTGCGATCGCCGCAGTAAGTTTCCTATTTAGGCAAGCATTAATGAATGCAGCTAATCCTATTCAATCCACTGTTCTCATTGAAAGGGTATCTGATTCCAAACGTGGAATAGCAAATTCCGTCACCCAAACTGCGTTCATGATGGGTTGGGCTTTCATGGGATCAATTCAATCTTACTTAGTTACTACATACGGTTATTATTGGGGTTACGCAGTTACCTTCAGCATAACAGGAGCGCTCTATGTCAGCGCCGCAGCCCTTTATTACATAATGTTCCGCAAGCCTTCCCAACCTGTAATGAATGAATCACTAGTATCCACTAGTTTATAA
- a CDS encoding ABC transporter permease codes for MLKLMRLEFKKFRFATYIRAALIANLCIFALISLISIDSLSENVIEFSSFEGIFEILDALVRGTFIIFAGVLLSKLIIDEFKSQSITVLFMYPINRKKLMVAKLLIVICFTFSAIILSSLILTCAIYLLDRFINIIPGKLTLEMVVKYGTSTIANAVAASFMSLIPLYFGMRKHSITTTLVSSVLIVMAVCSNNGGFNLNSIIFVPITLACIGALIAYAAIRRIEDVDLLSKSGT; via the coding sequence ATGCTTAAATTAATGAGACTGGAATTCAAGAAGTTTCGTTTCGCCACTTACATTCGGGCAGCATTGATTGCGAACCTATGCATTTTTGCATTGATAAGCCTGATTAGTATTGATTCATTGAGTGAGAATGTAATTGAGTTTTCTAGTTTTGAAGGTATTTTTGAAATTCTGGATGCCCTGGTGAGAGGCACATTTATTATATTCGCAGGAGTTCTGTTGTCAAAATTAATTATTGACGAATTCAAAAGCCAGTCGATTACGGTATTGTTTATGTATCCGATCAACCGGAAAAAATTAATGGTAGCAAAACTGCTTATTGTTATTTGCTTTACCTTTTCAGCTATAATTTTATCCTCGCTTATTCTCACATGCGCTATATATTTACTTGATCGGTTTATAAATATCATTCCAGGGAAGTTAACTCTTGAGATGGTCGTCAAATACGGAACTTCCACGATTGCGAATGCAGTGGCTGCGAGCTTTATGAGCTTGATTCCATTATATTTTGGAATGCGTAAACATTCGATAACAACTACACTTGTTAGTTCGGTTCTCATAGTTATGGCTGTTTGCTCAAATAATGGTGGCTTCAACTTGAATTCAATTATTTTTGTTCCGATTACCTTGGCCTGTATTGGAGCATTGATTGCCTACGCAGCGATTCGAAGAATCGAAGATGTCGACTTATTATCGAAATCCGGGACGTAA